A single Leptidea sinapis chromosome 2, ilLepSina1.1, whole genome shotgun sequence DNA region contains:
- the LOC126978159 gene encoding probable serine/threonine-protein kinase clkA: protein MSECRQVLGTSRKIPDGPSSDSQLCAGDMKGGKDTCQGDSGGPAQIQDGCIWRVVAVTSVGRACGAPRTPAIYAIAQQPFISAVVFGQNKNKNDNTPSPGISFDFNQRRNENGERYNNQNTQGINYGNIYNDRGSTSSNNNFNNERNYQESQEGKKKNNWNDNNNSKTDASYNNGYLNDQVSETGPNYSTQNSRRDNKNNNEAYNPYYKQESKLNINNNQNTRRDKYNIYNTESISDNNQRRNFNNNNQEYIYNGDTNHNERNDYNPQNTNGYQSDDSNIYPNYNLNYANNQNNDNGYNRNQYTTDGYYNVDSVPKYESKPYYNNERVWWS, encoded by the exons ATGTCGGAATGCAGACAGGTCCTGGGCACCTCCCGGAAGATTCCTGACGGTCCGTCCAGTGATAGCCAGCTCTGTGCTGGTGACATGAAGGGAGGGAAAGATACTTGCCAG GGTGATTCTGGCGGACCAGCGCAGATCCAAGATGGTTGTATCTGGCGCGTGGTAGCTGTAacctcagttggcagagcatgTGGTGCTCCTCGTACACCGGCCATATATGCCATCGCTCAGCAACCGTTTATATCAGCTGTTGTCTTTGGTcagaataaaaacaaaaatgacaatactCCAAGTCCTGGAATCAGTTTTGACTTTAATCAGAGACGTAACGAAAATGGAGAACGATATAATAATCAGAACACACAAGGTATTAATTATGGTAACATTTATAATGATAGAGGAAGTACTAGTTCAAATAATAACTTCAACAATGAGAGAAATTATCAAGAATCGCAAGAAGgaaagaagaaaaataattggaatgataataataattctaaaactGACGCTAGTTATAATAATGGTTATCTTAATGATCAAGTATCAGAAACAGGACCTAATTACAGTACACAAAATTCTAGGAgagacaataaaaataataacgaagCTTACAATCCCTATTATAAGCAAGAATCTaagctaaatataaataataaccaaAATACTAGAagagataagtataatatatacaatacagaATCGATATCAGACAATAATCAGCGaagaaatttcaataataacaaTCAAGAATACATTTATAACGGTGACACAAATCATAATGAAAGGAACGATTATAATCCACAAAATACGAACGGTTATCAAAGTGACGATTCTAATATTTATCCAAATTACAATTTGAACTATGCTAACAACCAGAATAATGATAACGGCTATAATAGAAACCAATATACAACAGATGGTTATTATAATGTAGATTCAGTACCAAAATATGAAAGTAAACCTTATTACAATAACGAGAGGGTATGGTGGTCTTGA